One Elephas maximus indicus isolate mEleMax1 chromosome 16, mEleMax1 primary haplotype, whole genome shotgun sequence DNA window includes the following coding sequences:
- the COMTD1 gene encoding catechol O-methyltransferase domain-containing protein 1 isoform X1, translating to MHVTWPPPPPARAMTQPVPRFSVPTALALGSAALGAAFATGLFLGPDPALPSPSLRAGRRHPPWRSRPEKRLLPPEDSPLWQYLLSRSMREHPALRNLRLLTLEQPQGDSMMTCEQAQLLANLARLIKAKKALDLGTFTGYSALALALALPPAGRVVTCEVDAGPPELGRPLWRQAEEEHKIDLRLKPALETLEELLAAGEASTFDIAVVDADKENCAAYYERCLQLLRPGGVLAILRVLWRGEVLRPQQRDTAAQCVRNLNERILRDARVHISLLPLGDGLTLAFKI from the exons ATGCACGTGACCTGGCCGCCACCGCCTCCTGCCCGCGCCATGACCCAGCCTGTGCCCCGGTTCTCTGTGCCCACCGCGCTGGCCCTGGGCTCGGCCGCGCTGGGAGCTGCCTTCGCCACCGGCCTCTTCCTGG GCCCTGACCCAGCCctgccctccccctcccttcGGGCAGGGAGACGGCACCCCCCATGGCGGTCCCGGCCAGAGAAGCGCCTGCTGCCCCCAGAGGACAGCCCCCTTTGGCAGTACCTGTTGAGCCGCTCCATGCGGGAGCACCCGGCGCTGCGGAACCTGCGGCTG CTGACCCTGGAGCAACCGCAGGGGGATTCCATGATGACCTGTGAGCAGGCCCAGCTTCTGGCCAACCTGGCGCGGCTCATCAAGGCCAAGAAGGCGCTAGACCTAG GCACTTTCACAGGCTACTCGGCCCTGGCACTGGCCCTGGCGCTGCCCCCGGCGGGACGCGTGGTGACCTGCGAGGTGGACGCGGGTCCCCCGGAGCTGGGGCGGCCCCTGTGGAGGCAG GCTGAGGAGGAGCACAAGATCGACCTTCGGTTGAAGCCCGCTCTGGAGACTCTGG AGGAGCTCCTGGCTGCAGGCGAGGCCAGCACCTTCGACATAGCGGTGGTGGACGCGGACAAGGAAAACTGCGCTGCCTACTATGAGCGGTGCCTGCAGCTGCTGCGACCCGGAGGTGTTCTCGCCATCCTCAGA GTCCTGTGGCGCGGAGAGGTGTTGCGGCCTCAGCAGAGGGACACGGCGGCCCAGTGCGTGCGAAACCTGAATGAGCGCATCCTGCGGGACGCAAGGGTGCACATCAGCCTCCTGCCCCTGGGTGACGGCCTCACCTTGGCCTTCAAGATCTAG
- the COMTD1 gene encoding catechol O-methyltransferase domain-containing protein 1 isoform X2, giving the protein MHVTWPPPPPARAMTQPVPRFSVPTALALGSAALGAAFATGLFLGRRHPPWRSRPEKRLLPPEDSPLWQYLLSRSMREHPALRNLRLLTLEQPQGDSMMTCEQAQLLANLARLIKAKKALDLGTFTGYSALALALALPPAGRVVTCEVDAGPPELGRPLWRQAEEEHKIDLRLKPALETLEELLAAGEASTFDIAVVDADKENCAAYYERCLQLLRPGGVLAILRVLWRGEVLRPQQRDTAAQCVRNLNERILRDARVHISLLPLGDGLTLAFKI; this is encoded by the exons ATGCACGTGACCTGGCCGCCACCGCCTCCTGCCCGCGCCATGACCCAGCCTGTGCCCCGGTTCTCTGTGCCCACCGCGCTGGCCCTGGGCTCGGCCGCGCTGGGAGCTGCCTTCGCCACCGGCCTCTTCCTGG GGAGACGGCACCCCCCATGGCGGTCCCGGCCAGAGAAGCGCCTGCTGCCCCCAGAGGACAGCCCCCTTTGGCAGTACCTGTTGAGCCGCTCCATGCGGGAGCACCCGGCGCTGCGGAACCTGCGGCTG CTGACCCTGGAGCAACCGCAGGGGGATTCCATGATGACCTGTGAGCAGGCCCAGCTTCTGGCCAACCTGGCGCGGCTCATCAAGGCCAAGAAGGCGCTAGACCTAG GCACTTTCACAGGCTACTCGGCCCTGGCACTGGCCCTGGCGCTGCCCCCGGCGGGACGCGTGGTGACCTGCGAGGTGGACGCGGGTCCCCCGGAGCTGGGGCGGCCCCTGTGGAGGCAG GCTGAGGAGGAGCACAAGATCGACCTTCGGTTGAAGCCCGCTCTGGAGACTCTGG AGGAGCTCCTGGCTGCAGGCGAGGCCAGCACCTTCGACATAGCGGTGGTGGACGCGGACAAGGAAAACTGCGCTGCCTACTATGAGCGGTGCCTGCAGCTGCTGCGACCCGGAGGTGTTCTCGCCATCCTCAGA GTCCTGTGGCGCGGAGAGGTGTTGCGGCCTCAGCAGAGGGACACGGCGGCCCAGTGCGTGCGAAACCTGAATGAGCGCATCCTGCGGGACGCAAGGGTGCACATCAGCCTCCTGCCCCTGGGTGACGGCCTCACCTTGGCCTTCAAGATCTAG
- the COMTD1 gene encoding catechol O-methyltransferase domain-containing protein 1 isoform X3, protein MAVPAREAPAAPRGQPPLAVPVEPLHAGAPGAAEPAAGQRGQGENGDPPGAWRAARGLTLEQPQGDSMMTCEQAQLLANLARLIKAKKALDLGTFTGYSALALALALPPAGRVVTCEVDAGPPELGRPLWRQAEEEHKIDLRLKPALETLEELLAAGEASTFDIAVVDADKENCAAYYERCLQLLRPGGVLAILRVLWRGEVLRPQQRDTAAQCVRNLNERILRDARVHISLLPLGDGLTLAFKI, encoded by the exons ATGGCGGTCCCGGCCAGAGAAGCGCCTGCTGCCCCCAGAGGACAGCCCCCTTTGGCAGTACCTGTTGAGCCGCTCCATGCGGGAGCACCCGGCGCTGCGGAACCTGCGGCTGGTCAGCGGGGCCAGGGCGAGAATGGGGACCCACCTGGGGCCTGGCGGGCCGCACGCGGT CTGACCCTGGAGCAACCGCAGGGGGATTCCATGATGACCTGTGAGCAGGCCCAGCTTCTGGCCAACCTGGCGCGGCTCATCAAGGCCAAGAAGGCGCTAGACCTAG GCACTTTCACAGGCTACTCGGCCCTGGCACTGGCCCTGGCGCTGCCCCCGGCGGGACGCGTGGTGACCTGCGAGGTGGACGCGGGTCCCCCGGAGCTGGGGCGGCCCCTGTGGAGGCAG GCTGAGGAGGAGCACAAGATCGACCTTCGGTTGAAGCCCGCTCTGGAGACTCTGG AGGAGCTCCTGGCTGCAGGCGAGGCCAGCACCTTCGACATAGCGGTGGTGGACGCGGACAAGGAAAACTGCGCTGCCTACTATGAGCGGTGCCTGCAGCTGCTGCGACCCGGAGGTGTTCTCGCCATCCTCAGA GTCCTGTGGCGCGGAGAGGTGTTGCGGCCTCAGCAGAGGGACACGGCGGCCCAGTGCGTGCGAAACCTGAATGAGCGCATCCTGCGGGACGCAAGGGTGCACATCAGCCTCCTGCCCCTGGGTGACGGCCTCACCTTGGCCTTCAAGATCTAG